The following are from one region of the Novosphingobium humi genome:
- a CDS encoding YdcF family protein, which produces MLRRLLALLLTVWALGFAGFAAFQPQPAPIAKADGIIVLTGGEGRIARGLDLLRDGVAPRMLISGVDPEVKPGELAAQYKISAALLACCITLGYESVDTRSNARESAQWIKSHGLRRVRLVTSDWHMRRAAWELRQTIPADVELTEDAVPTRPSLGILFAEYSKFVLRRLWHIGKG; this is translated from the coding sequence ATGCTGCGCCGCCTCCTTGCGCTGCTGCTTACGGTCTGGGCGCTGGGCTTTGCCGGTTTTGCCGCGTTTCAGCCCCAGCCCGCCCCGATCGCCAAGGCCGACGGCATCATCGTGCTGACCGGCGGCGAGGGCCGGATCGCGCGGGGGCTGGATCTGCTGCGCGATGGCGTGGCGCCGCGCATGCTGATTTCGGGCGTCGATCCCGAGGTCAAGCCGGGCGAACTGGCCGCGCAATACAAGATAAGCGCCGCCCTGCTGGCCTGCTGCATCACGCTGGGCTACGAATCGGTCGATACGCGCAGCAACGCGCGCGAATCGGCCCAATGGATCAAAAGCCACGGTTTGCGCCGGGTGCGGCTGGTGACCTCGGACTGGCATATGCGCCGCGCCGCATGGGAATTGCGCCAGACCATTCCGGCCGACGTGGAACTGACAGAAGACGCGGTGCCGACACGGCCCTCGCTGGGCATCCTGTTTGCCGAATACAGCAAGTTCGTGTTGCGGCGCCTGTGGCATATCGGAAAAGGTTGA
- a CDS encoding NAD(P)/FAD-dependent oxidoreductase — protein MDKKDILIVGGGHAGAQCAIALRQGGFTGSVAILGREVEPPYERPPLSKEYFAREKTFDRLYIRPAAFWEEKQIELLLGREVVSVDGEAHQVALADGEVIEYGRLVWAAGGDARRLSCEGADLAGVYGVRTRADADALMAEVDAGATNFVVIGGGYIGLEAAAVLSKMGRHVTLLELAPRVLARVAGPELSAFYEAEHRAHGVDLRTGISGVERLVGTDKVTGVELSDGEVVPADVVIVGIGIVPAVGPLILAGAAGANGVDVDEYCRTSLPDVYAVGDCAAFACDFAEGVVMRVESVQNANDQASCVAKHILGEEKPYHAFPWFWSNQYDLRLQTAGLSVGYDHTVLRGDMAARSFSVVYLKGGRVIALDCVNSVKDYVQGRKLVEAGATPDLAALADSSVALKELL, from the coding sequence ATGGATAAAAAAGACATACTGATCGTGGGCGGGGGACACGCCGGGGCTCAATGCGCGATTGCGCTGCGTCAGGGGGGCTTTACCGGCTCCGTGGCGATTCTGGGGCGCGAGGTCGAACCGCCCTATGAGCGCCCCCCTTTGTCCAAGGAATATTTCGCGCGGGAAAAGACTTTCGACCGCCTCTATATCCGCCCCGCCGCCTTTTGGGAGGAAAAGCAGATCGAACTGCTGCTGGGCCGCGAGGTCGTCTCGGTTGATGGCGAGGCGCATCAGGTGGCTTTGGCCGATGGCGAGGTGATTGAATATGGCCGTCTGGTCTGGGCGGCGGGCGGCGATGCGCGGCGCCTGTCGTGCGAAGGGGCGGATCTTGCCGGTGTCTATGGCGTGCGCACGCGGGCCGATGCCGATGCGCTGATGGCCGAGGTTGACGCGGGGGCGACGAATTTCGTCGTCATCGGCGGCGGCTATATCGGGCTTGAGGCCGCCGCGGTTCTCTCGAAAATGGGCCGCCATGTCACGCTGCTCGAACTGGCGCCGCGCGTGCTGGCGCGGGTGGCCGGGCCGGAGCTGTCGGCTTTCTACGAGGCCGAGCACCGCGCCCATGGCGTCGATTTGCGCACCGGCATCAGCGGCGTCGAGCGGCTGGTCGGCACCGACAAGGTGACGGGCGTTGAATTGTCCGATGGCGAGGTTGTTCCCGCCGACGTGGTGATCGTGGGCATCGGCATTGTGCCTGCGGTCGGCCCGCTGATTCTGGCCGGGGCGGCCGGGGCCAATGGCGTGGATGTGGACGAATATTGCCGCACCTCGCTGCCCGATGTCTATGCGGTGGGCGATTGCGCGGCCTTCGCCTGCGATTTTGCCGAAGGCGTGGTGATGCGCGTCGAGTCGGTCCAGAACGCCAATGATCAGGCCTCTTGCGTGGCCAAACATATTCTGGGCGAGGAAAAGCCCTATCACGCTTTCCCGTGGTTCTGGTCGAACCAGTATGACTTGCGGCTGCAGACGGCGGGTCTGTCGGTGGGCTATGACCATACGGTGCTGCGCGGCGATATGGCGGCGCGTTCGTTCAGCGTGGTCTATCTGAAGGGCGGACGGGTGATCGCGCTCGATTGTGTCAACAGCGTCAAGGATTACGTGCAGGGCCGCAAGCTGGTCGAGGCCGGGGCGACGCCTGATCTGGCCGCGCTGGCGGACAGCAGTGTGGCTTTGAAGGAACTGCTCTAA
- a CDS encoding J domain-containing protein — MARAGRSSDWGFPRWRGYESGREAAQVRLCDRAGCNEPGNCPAPKSPNSPDRWYFCQAHAAEYNSGWDYFAGLDKEEAESREKAEQQTNAGYRESSYYGWTGSGDGTRSRDEMRALEVLELEADADFDAIKKAWRTKAKEVHPDVRPNDEEAAKAFRKLQLAYEVLRAAEERRSWKGSGI, encoded by the coding sequence ATGGCTCGTGCAGGTCGATCATCGGATTGGGGATTCCCGCGCTGGCGTGGCTATGAAAGTGGCCGCGAGGCCGCACAGGTGCGCCTGTGCGACCGCGCCGGATGCAATGAACCGGGCAATTGCCCCGCGCCCAAATCACCCAACAGCCCGGATCGCTGGTATTTTTGTCAGGCCCATGCCGCCGAATACAATTCGGGGTGGGACTATTTCGCGGGCCTCGACAAGGAAGAGGCCGAGTCGCGGGAAAAGGCGGAACAGCAAACCAACGCGGGCTATCGCGAGTCGTCCTATTACGGATGGACGGGATCGGGCGACGGCACGCGCAGCCGCGACGAAATGCGCGCGCTCGAAGTGCTGGAGCTGGAAGCGGACGCCGATTTTGACGCGATCAAGAAAGCATGGCGGACCAAGGCCAAAGAGGTCCACCCCGACGTGCGCCCCAATGACGAAGAAGCCGCCAAAGCCTTCCGCAAGCTGCAACTGGCCTATGAGGTGTTGCGCGCCGCCGAGGAGCGGCGGTCGTGGAAGGGGAGCGGGATTTAG
- a CDS encoding zinc-ribbon domain-containing protein, whose translation MIIACPACATRYAVPDSAIGVDGRTVRCATCRHSWFQEGPVIEVPAAPAPMAAPAPPPPVQQAPLPQTAPVQTAPVQPAPKVAAPFTAPPPVAPPPAPIAPPPAPVEQATPAIADNFADSPSSFAHEPPFRPRRNPARMWTMLAVGFALMATGAMAAVYQFGLPAWLPLPQTGHSEPDLKLTFPAARQERRPLNNQNDYFNISGTITNIGQNRRSVPSLMIVLRDARNRAVYTVEAAPPKPVLNPGENLTINTAIVDAPKAAVSAEVKWKVN comes from the coding sequence ATGATTATTGCCTGTCCTGCTTGCGCGACACGCTATGCCGTCCCCGACAGCGCCATCGGGGTCGATGGGCGCACCGTGCGCTGCGCCACCTGTCGCCACAGCTGGTTTCAGGAAGGGCCGGTGATCGAGGTGCCAGCCGCGCCCGCGCCGATGGCGGCCCCGGCTCCCCCGCCTCCTGTGCAGCAGGCACCTTTGCCCCAGACCGCCCCGGTGCAGACCGCTCCGGTGCAGCCCGCCCCCAAGGTGGCCGCGCCGTTCACAGCGCCGCCCCCGGTTGCTCCGCCCCCCGCCCCGATTGCCCCGCCCCCGGCTCCGGTCGAGCAGGCCACGCCCGCCATTGCGGACAATTTTGCCGACAGCCCATCCAGCTTTGCCCATGAGCCGCCATTCCGTCCCCGCCGCAATCCCGCGCGGATGTGGACGATGCTGGCGGTCGGCTTTGCGCTGATGGCCACCGGCGCGATGGCGGCGGTCTATCAGTTTGGCCTGCCCGCATGGCTGCCCCTGCCCCAGACCGGGCACAGCGAGCCGGATCTCAAACTGACCTTTCCCGCCGCAAGGCAGGAGCGCCGCCCGCTCAACAACCAGAACGATTATTTCAACATTTCCGGCACGATCACCAATATCGGCCAGAACCGCCGCAGCGTGCCCAGCCTGATGATCGTGCTGCGCGATGCGCGCAACCGCGCGGTCTATACGGTCGAGGCCGCGCCGCCCAAGCCGGTGCTGAACCCCGGCGAGAACCTGACCATCAACACCGCGATCGTGGACGCGCCCAAAGCGGCGGTTTCGGCCGAGGTGAAATGGAAGGTGAATTGA
- the pal gene encoding peptidoglycan-associated lipoprotein Pal has translation MPSMLNTRLLSAGVLVSVSALALSACAPKPPKQLPPEPGPPVTNTMPAPAPAMPSGPTPGSQADFLASVGGRDTIHFALDKYDIDQISADILRAQAGWLLKYPNKKATIEGHTDERGTRDYNLALGERRANSAKAFLVSLGVDPSRLTTVSYGKERPIDPASNEEAWAKNRRAVTVTID, from the coding sequence ATGCCCTCCATGCTCAATACTCGCCTGCTGAGCGCGGGTGTGCTCGTCAGCGTGAGCGCGCTGGCCCTTTCGGCCTGCGCGCCCAAGCCGCCCAAGCAACTGCCGCCCGAACCCGGCCCGCCGGTGACCAACACCATGCCCGCCCCCGCGCCCGCCATGCCCAGCGGCCCGACGCCGGGCTCGCAGGCCGATTTCCTCGCCTCGGTCGGCGGTCGCGACACCATCCACTTTGCGCTGGACAAGTATGATATCGACCAGATTTCGGCCGATATCCTGCGCGCCCAGGCGGGCTGGCTGCTGAAGTATCCGAACAAGAAGGCCACCATCGAGGGCCATACCGACGAACGCGGCACCCGCGATTACAACCTTGCTCTGGGCGAACGCCGCGCCAATTCGGCCAAGGCCTTCCTGGTCAGCCTGGGCGTCGATCCCTCGCGTCTGACCACGGTGAGCTATGGCAAGGAACGCCCGATCGATCCGGCCTCGAACGAGGAAGCCTGGGCGAAGAACCGCCGCGCGGTGACCGTCACGATCGACTGA
- the ftsE gene encoding cell division ATP-binding protein FtsE codes for MTGMSGEIARFDNVGLRYGPDREVLCDVGFTLHAGHFYFLTGASGAGKSSLLRMLYLAQRPSRGMISLFGTDAITLPRHRLPGFRRRIGVVYQDYRLVPHLSAFDNVALPLRVAGVPERDVVQPVKDMLEWVGLADRMGARPATLSGGEQQRVAIARAVIGRPELLVADEPTGNVDPDMAIKLLRLFEALNRLGTTVVVATHDLHLLQKVPGSLIMRLDRGRMSDPTGALRYPPRRENAQP; via the coding sequence ATGACGGGCATGTCAGGAGAAATCGCCCGCTTTGACAATGTCGGCCTGCGCTATGGCCCCGACCGCGAAGTGCTGTGCGATGTCGGTTTCACGCTGCATGCGGGCCATTTCTATTTTCTGACCGGGGCCAGCGGCGCGGGCAAGTCCTCGCTCTTGCGCATGCTCTATCTGGCCCAGCGACCCTCGCGCGGGATGATCAGCCTGTTCGGCACCGATGCGATCACCCTGCCGCGCCATCGCCTGCCCGGATTTCGGCGGCGGATCGGGGTGGTCTATCAGGATTACCGGCTGGTGCCGCATTTGTCGGCCTTTGATAATGTCGCGCTGCCGCTGCGCGTGGCGGGGGTGCCCGAGCGCGATGTGGTGCAGCCGGTCAAGGATATGCTCGAATGGGTGGGCCTGGCCGACCGGATGGGCGCGCGCCCGGCCACGCTCTCGGGCGGCGAGCAGCAGCGCGTGGCCATCGCGCGCGCGGTGATCGGGCGGCCCGAACTGCTGGTGGCTGACGAGCCGACCGGCAACGTCGATCCCGATATGGCGATCAAGCTGTTGCGCCTGTTCGAGGCGCTCAACCGGCTGGGCACGACCGTGGTGGTGGCCACCCACGATCTGCATCTGTTGCAGAAAGTGCCGGGCAGCCTGATTATGCGGCTGGACCGGGGGCGGATGTCGGACCCGACCGGCGCGCTGCGCTATCCCCCGCGCCGGGAGAATGCCCAGCCATGA
- a CDS encoding cell division protein FtsX: MNLPSMNPDDEQVQIPRRPLAPTGGPADPPSAAPRRGWFSGRAALSGEGKLAGWRAFGSGGEGVLVPQARLSGPTPWVIAIMVTITVIAAATGLALRNIANAAALDLAGGVSVQIIEAQAPLRAAQAQAAQKALMAVPGVISARVVPQAELDQLLVPWLGAGMSDGDMVPVPAMIDVRIDGAADGARIAALRSALGRVAPGARVDAQSHWLAPVFEAMDSLRWLALSMIGLLALALTAAVLLSARSALGTHRQTIEIVHNLGGTDAQIARIFQRSMGMDATLGSLVGMVLGQIAVMVLGARFAGLGAGLLAGGVLRPLDWAVVALVPVAAVVLAMVTARLSVLIALRKML, translated from the coding sequence ATGAACCTGCCAAGCATGAATCCGGACGACGAACAGGTCCAGATCCCGCGCCGTCCGCTGGCGCCCACGGGCGGGCCCGCCGATCCGCCATCGGCCGCACCGCGCCGCGGCTGGTTTTCGGGCCGCGCCGCGCTGTCGGGCGAGGGCAAACTGGCGGGCTGGCGCGCCTTTGGCAGCGGGGGCGAGGGCGTGCTGGTGCCGCAGGCGCGCCTTTCGGGCCCCACGCCATGGGTGATCGCGATCATGGTGACGATCACGGTGATCGCGGCGGCCACGGGCCTTGCGCTGCGCAACATTGCCAATGCTGCCGCGCTCGATCTGGCCGGAGGGGTCAGCGTGCAGATCATCGAGGCACAGGCCCCGCTCCGCGCCGCACAGGCGCAGGCCGCGCAAAAGGCGCTGATGGCCGTGCCGGGGGTGATTTCGGCCCGCGTGGTGCCTCAGGCGGAATTGGACCAACTGCTCGTGCCATGGCTGGGCGCGGGGATGAGCGATGGCGATATGGTGCCCGTGCCCGCGATGATCGACGTGCGGATCGATGGCGCGGCCGATGGCGCGCGCATCGCGGCGCTGCGCAGCGCGCTGGGGCGGGTGGCGCCGGGCGCGCGGGTGGATGCACAATCGCATTGGCTGGCCCCGGTGTTCGAGGCAATGGATTCGCTGCGCTGGCTGGCGCTCTCGATGATCGGCCTTTTGGCGCTGGCGCTGACGGCGGCGGTGCTGCTCTCGGCGCGTTCGGCGCTGGGCACACATCGGCAAACGATTGAGATCGTGCATAATCTTGGCGGCACCGATGCCCAGATCGCGCGCATTTTCCAGCGCTCGATGGGCATGGACGCCACATTGGGCAGCCTGGTCGGAATGGTGCTGGGCCAGATTGCGGTGATGGTGCTGGGTGCGCGCTTTGCCGGGCTGGGCGCGGGGCTGCTGGCGGGCGGTGTGCTGCGGCCGCTCGACTGGGCGGTGGTGGCGCTGGTGCCGGTGGCGGCGGTGGTGCTGGCGATGGTGACGGCGCGGCTATCCGTGCTGATCGCGCTGCGAAAGATGCTTTAG
- a CDS encoding PLP-dependent aminotransferase family protein produces the protein MTTRINMVIETIRSRIASGLLGEGDKLPSVRQCAAALYVSPATVVEAYDRMVADGLIAAVPKSGFFVARLATPPKGPAQNAPARPAEIDPFWVSRQSLDADAATEKPGCGWLPPDWMPQEALRRALRAVAADPALLTLYGSTRGEPSLRRQLAMAMAGEGLAVHPDHVLLTGSGTQAIDLICRLMLRPGDAVLLDDPCYFNFQALLAAHSARVVSVPYGPHGPDPAQFEAIVARERPRLYLTNSAPHNPTGACLSPQIAHRLPAIAAAHGMVIVEDDIFADFAQQVPRMAVLDGLQSVIRIGSFSKTLSASLRCGYIMARGEWIDALCDLQVATGFGGPSPLSAAAIAHVLVGGQYRKHIDGLRRRLAGARAELAGQLGAMGLRVWGHPVGGFNLWCALPPGCDSARLAQACRARGVVLAPGNVFSPSQSAGAYLRFNAAQTSMRSLRIMAEEMAAIE, from the coding sequence ATGACCACCCGCATCAATATGGTGATCGAGACCATCCGCAGTCGCATCGCCTCGGGCCTGCTGGGCGAGGGGGACAAATTGCCCTCGGTGCGCCAATGCGCCGCCGCGCTGTATGTTTCGCCCGCAACGGTGGTCGAGGCCTATGACCGGATGGTGGCCGACGGGCTGATCGCGGCGGTGCCCAAATCGGGCTTTTTTGTCGCCCGTCTGGCCACGCCGCCCAAGGGACCGGCGCAGAACGCCCCCGCGCGTCCTGCCGAAATCGACCCCTTTTGGGTCTCGCGCCAGTCGCTGGATGCGGATGCAGCAACCGAAAAGCCGGGCTGCGGCTGGTTGCCGCCCGACTGGATGCCGCAGGAGGCGTTGCGCCGCGCCCTGCGTGCGGTGGCGGCCGACCCTGCGCTCCTCACGCTCTATGGCTCGACGCGGGGCGAACCCAGCCTGCGCCGCCAATTGGCGATGGCCATGGCGGGCGAGGGGCTGGCGGTGCATCCCGACCATGTGCTGCTGACCGGATCGGGCACGCAGGCGATTGACCTCATCTGCCGCCTGATGCTGCGCCCCGGCGATGCGGTGCTGCTCGATGATCCGTGCTATTTCAATTTTCAGGCTCTGCTGGCCGCGCACAGCGCCCGCGTGGTCAGTGTCCCCTATGGCCCGCATGGCCCCGATCCGGCCCAGTTCGAGGCGATTGTCGCGCGTGAGCGGCCCCGGCTCTATCTGACCAATTCGGCGCCGCATAATCCCACCGGCGCCTGTCTTTCGCCCCAGATCGCGCACCGCCTGCCCGCGATTGCCGCCGCGCATGGCATGGTCATCGTCGAGGACGACATCTTTGCCGATTTCGCCCAGCAGGTGCCGCGCATGGCGGTGCTGGACGGGTTGCAGAGCGTGATCCGCATCGGCAGCTTTTCCAAGACGCTCTCGGCCTCCTTGCGCTGCGGCTATATCATGGCGCGGGGGGAATGGATCGACGCGCTGTGCGATCTACAGGTGGCCACCGGCTTTGGGGGCCCAAGCCCCTTGTCGGCGGCGGCCATCGCGCATGTGCTGGTGGGCGGGCAATATCGCAAACATATCGACGGACTGCGGCGCAGGCTGGCGGGGGCGCGGGCGGAATTGGCCGGGCAATTGGGCGCGATGGGCCTGCGGGTCTGGGGCCATCCGGTGGGGGGCTTCAACCTGTGGTGCGCGCTGCCGCCGGGGTGTGACAGCGCGAGGCTGGCGCAGGCCTGCCGCGCGCGCGGGGTGGTGCTGGCGCCGGGCAATGTGTTCAGCCCCAGTCAGAGCGCGGGCGCCTATCTGCGTTTCAACGCCGCGCAGACCAGTATGCGCTCTTTGCGCATCATGGCCGAGGAAATGGCGGCGATTGAATAG
- a CDS encoding ParD-like family protein, whose protein sequence is MGIVNIEDELHEQLRKASKVSCRSINAQAAFWIRVGMLCEMNPQMSFQDIVARQLREAGVDPALAGAMAG, encoded by the coding sequence ATGGGCATCGTCAACATCGAGGATGAGCTGCACGAGCAATTGCGCAAGGCCAGCAAGGTGTCCTGCCGCTCGATCAACGCGCAGGCGGCCTTCTGGATCCGCGTCGGCATGCTGTGCGAAATGAACCCACAGATGAGCTTTCAGGACATTGTGGCGCGCCAATTGCGCGAGGCTGGGGTTGATCCAGCATTAGCCGGAGCCATGGCGGGATGA
- the map gene encoding type I methionyl aminopeptidase, with protein sequence MIKTPAEIEVMAQAGRLLADVFAYLDTLPLAGATTMEINDKVEAYITGPLQSRPASKGQYNYPYVLNCSRNHVVCHGMPSDGDILADGDIVNFDITLEKDGFIADSSKTYMIGNVAPHAWRLVKTTYEAMWQGIRSVRPGARLGDIGHAIERHAKKAGYSIVREYCGHGIGREMHEDPQVLHFGRPGTGLTLREGMVFTIEPMLNEGRARVETLDDGWSVVTADGKLSAQFEHTVAVTAQGVRVLTLRPEEKPARR encoded by the coding sequence ATGATCAAGACCCCCGCCGAAATCGAGGTCATGGCGCAGGCCGGGCGCCTCCTGGCCGATGTCTTTGCCTATCTCGACACGCTGCCGCTGGCGGGCGCGACGACGATGGAGATCAACGACAAGGTTGAGGCCTATATCACCGGCCCGCTGCAAAGCCGCCCGGCCAGCAAGGGGCAATACAATTACCCCTATGTGCTGAACTGTTCGCGCAACCATGTGGTGTGCCACGGGATGCCTTCGGATGGCGATATTCTGGCCGATGGCGATATCGTCAATTTCGACATCACACTGGAAAAGGACGGGTTCATCGCCGATTCGTCCAAGACCTATATGATCGGCAACGTGGCTCCCCATGCGTGGCGGCTGGTCAAGACCACCTATGAGGCGATGTGGCAAGGAATCCGCAGCGTGCGCCCCGGCGCGCGGCTGGGCGATATCGGCCATGCGATCGAGCGCCACGCCAAAAAGGCCGGCTATTCGATCGTGCGCGAATACTGCGGCCATGGCATCGGGCGCGAAATGCATGAAGACCCGCAGGTGCTGCATTTCGGCCGCCCCGGCACCGGCCTGACCCTGCGCGAGGGGATGGTCTTTACCATCGAGCCGATGCTGAACGAGGGCCGCGCGCGGGTGGAAACGCTCGACGACGGCTGGAGCGTGGTGACGGCCGACGGCAAATTGTCGGCGCAATTTGAACATACCGTGGCGGTCACGGCACAGGGCGTGCGCGTGCTAACGCTGCGGCCGGAGGAAAAACCGGCGCGCCGTTAA
- a CDS encoding DMT family transporter, translated as MQDIRRGWINGMIGVALFSGSMPATRAAVVGFTPLFLTAARAIIAGGLGAMMLIAMRESLPRGRQWLSLAMIAGGVVVGFPLLTAIALQEISAARSLVFVGLLPLSTALFGVLRGGERPGAIFWLFALLGAGCVAGYALSHDAAASPVGDALMVVAVIVCGLGYAEGAVLTRQMGGWQVICWALVICTPLAAVLAVLTWPQSMASVGAPSWVGLFYVSVCTMLLGFIFWYRGLALGGIARVGQLQLLQPFLGLGLAAVFLHEAIAPAMLVAVGAVVGCVAGARRFA; from the coding sequence ATGCAGGATATCAGAAGAGGTTGGATCAACGGGATGATCGGCGTCGCGCTGTTCAGCGGGTCAATGCCCGCCACGCGCGCGGCGGTGGTCGGGTTTACCCCGCTGTTCCTGACCGCGGCGCGGGCGATCATCGCGGGGGGCCTTGGCGCGATGATGCTGATCGCCATGCGCGAAAGCCTGCCGCGCGGGCGGCAATGGCTCTCGCTGGCCATGATCGCGGGCGGCGTGGTGGTGGGCTTTCCGCTGCTGACGGCCATCGCCCTGCAGGAAATTTCGGCGGCGCGCTCGCTGGTGTTCGTCGGGCTGCTGCCGCTCTCCACTGCGCTGTTCGGCGTGCTGCGCGGGGGCGAGCGGCCCGGCGCAATCTTCTGGCTCTTTGCCCTGCTGGGCGCGGGATGCGTGGCGGGCTATGCCCTCTCGCACGATGCCGCCGCCTCGCCGGTGGGCGATGCGCTGATGGTGGTGGCCGTGATCGTCTGCGGGCTGGGCTATGCCGAGGGCGCCGTGCTGACCCGGCAAATGGGGGGATGGCAGGTCATCTGCTGGGCGCTCGTGATCTGCACCCCGCTGGCTGCCGTGCTGGCCGTACTCACATGGCCGCAAAGCATGGCCTCGGTCGGCGCGCCAAGCTGGGTCGGCCTGTTCTATGTCTCGGTCTGTACCATGCTGCTAGGCTTCATCTTCTGGTATCGCGGGCTGGCGCTGGGCGGCATCGCGCGGGTCGGGCAACTGCAATTGCTCCAGCCGTTCCTCGGGCTGGGTCTGGCGGCGGTATTTCTCCATGAGGCGATTGCGCCGGCGATGCTGGTGGCCGTGGGGGCCGTGGTGGGTTGTGTGGCGGGGGCGAGGAGGTTTGCCTGA
- a CDS encoding lysophospholipid acyltransferase family protein, whose translation MNTSPLGIGYALRSIAFNLFFYICSILMGLTIPFFIGFGGRDGAIWICTRWSNMHRWGVVHILGIRIVIEGEVPSGPVFVALKHESMFEAIDLPTLLPFPAVFAKVELLRVFLWGRAAALYGLVPVERDQGAKALRAMVSAARNLSQQNRPLAIFPEGTRVRHGTRPALQAGFAGLYKMIGLPVVPVAVNTGPLLHGFWKRRGTVTYRFGEVIPAGLPREEIEARVRDAINALND comes from the coding sequence ATGAATACTTCGCCGCTGGGCATCGGCTACGCATTGCGGTCGATCGCCTTCAATCTGTTTTTTTATATCTGTTCGATCCTGATGGGGCTGACGATCCCGTTCTTTATCGGGTTTGGCGGGCGCGATGGGGCGATCTGGATCTGCACCCGATGGTCGAATATGCACCGTTGGGGGGTGGTGCATATTTTGGGCATCAGGATCGTGATCGAAGGCGAGGTGCCCTCCGGCCCGGTCTTTGTCGCGCTGAAACATGAAAGCATGTTCGAGGCGATCGACTTGCCCACGCTGCTGCCCTTTCCGGCGGTGTTCGCCAAGGTCGAGCTGCTGCGCGTGTTTCTGTGGGGCAGGGCCGCCGCGCTCTACGGCCTTGTCCCGGTCGAGCGCGATCAGGGGGCCAAGGCGCTGCGCGCGATGGTTTCGGCCGCGCGCAACCTCTCGCAGCAAAACCGGCCGCTGGCGATCTTTCCCGAAGGCACCCGCGTGCGCCACGGCACAAGGCCCGCATTGCAGGCAGGCTTTGCCGGGCTGTACAAGATGATCGGGCTGCCGGTGGTGCCGGTGGCGGTCAACACCGGGCCGCTGCTGCACGGCTTCTGGAAAAGGCGCGGGACCGTCACCTATCGTTTCGGCGAGGTGATCCCGGCCGGACTGCCCCGTGAGGAAATCGAGGCGCGGGTAAGGGATGCGATCAATGCGTTGAATGATTAG